One Brassica napus cultivar Da-Ae chromosome C4, Da-Ae, whole genome shotgun sequence genomic region harbors:
- the LOC111205638 gene encoding uncharacterized protein LOC111205638 has product MDESPLAKIKGSIDSLHSALEGQNKFGIFGIYQIDDDTLSELEQRVDFVDNPTLKDRYPIPNPDRFTQNYDATVGSRRGRANFRLNQAFTENHKMATGLNGKIDMIYSELMRKFDALSEHIKRLDGQLAENATAIKREAGRLPGRIDANPKRQINVVLLRSRRRLNPSTIEINQAEKRADVEKTGENRSRPIILDSPNPESETPRESERSNTEDAAIDLEEEEEELEEELEIDRQEGTNIDRPTVVNIDRRSTPAEPAVERVYKTLPPFPPTKMQTKRELDKAICKKAFDKITLEMPLSDAIKVSSSIKKYVKDMVSNGFPATEHSVMIVSEEVSTIIQGETPVKRPNPSSFVLDRNIRHKRFPRSLCDLGSSVNLLPHSVMISLGYEKFKHSKITLVLPNRSVRILEGLLDYVPIKINNCHVPTDFVVLKYQNEPKDPLILGRLFLATAGAITDVKEGRICLNIGNIPMTFDVEKLIRRPLIDKKTSYMDDISELAEESFIDLCSDDPSEKVLTSSEEETLSADSRAEEYTRLMDASMEVKIFDDIDDDASEINVDRYLKKAVNQQPSPLEDWDSEKAPKIELKQLPAGLKYAYLYKDSYPVIVNANLTNGELVLLLNKLRKYRKALGYSLEDIPGISPDLCMHRIHLEDDSKS; this is encoded by the coding sequence ATGGATGAGTCACCTTTAGCCAAAATCAAAGGATCTATAGATTCGCTTCATTCAGCTCTAGAGGGACAAAACAAATTTGGTATATTTGGGATATACCAAATTGACGATGATACCCTTTCTGAATTAGAACAACGAGTAGACTTCGTTGATAATCCAACCTTGAAAGATAGGTACCCTATCCCTAACCCCGATAGGTTTACCCAAAATTATGATGCTACTGTTGGCTCACGCCGAGGCAGAGCGAATTTTAGATTAAACCAAGCTTTCACGGAAAATCATAAAATGGCCACTGGTCTGAACGGAAAGATAGACATGATCTACAGTGAGCTAATGAGAAAATTTGACGCTTTAAGTGAACACATTAAGAGATTGGACGGTCAACTCGCAGAAAACGCGACCGCCATCAAAAGAGAGGCAGGTCGTCTCCCTGGGCGAATTGACGCGAATCCGAAACGTCAAATTAATGTTGTGTTACTAAGAAGCAGACGACGCCTCAACCCGAGCACAATAGAGATCAACCAAGCAGAAAAACGTGCTGACGTTGAGAAAACCGGTGAAAATAGGTCACGACCAATAATCCTCGATAGTCCCAACCCCGAATCTGAAACACCTAGAGAAAGTGAGCGGTCCAACACTGAGGATGCAGCCATCGACctcgaggaggaagaagaggagttaGAAGAAGAGTtagaaatcgatcgacaagaaGGAACTAACATCGATCGACCCACAGTagtaaatatcgatcgacgctcaacTCCTGCTGAACCGGCCGTAGAGAGAGTTTATAAGACTCTACCGCCCTTTCCTCCTACAAAGATGCAGACTAAGCGAGAATTAGATAAGGCGATCTGTAAAAAAGCATTCGATAAAATCACGTTGGAAATGCCATTGAGTGATGCCATAAAAGTTTCGTCTTCAATAAAGAAATATGTAAAAGATATGGTATCCAACGGCTTCCCAGCTACTGAACACAGCGTCATGATCGTTTCAGAGGAAGTAAGTACAATAATCCAAGGCGAAACCCCGGTTAAGAGACCTAATCCGAGCAGTTTTGTTCTAGATCGCAATATACGACACAAGAGGTTTCCTCGATCCCTCTGTGATTTAGGTTCCAGCGTAAACCTTTTGCCGCATTCTGTCATGATATCCCTGGGATACGAAAAGTTCAAGCATAGCAAAATAACTTTGGTTCTTCCCAACAGATCCGTTAGAATACTTGAGGGATTACTTGACTACGTGCCAATAAAGATTAACAACTGTCACGTACCTACGGATTTCGTTGTACTGAAATACCAAAATGAACCGAAAGATCCCCTCATTTTAGGTAGACTATTCCTAGCTACAGCTGGTGCGATCACCGATGTCAAGGAAGGTAGGATATGTCTAAACATTGGAAACATTCCGATGACCTTCGACGTGGAAAAGCTGATTAGACGACCCTTGATCGATAAAAAAACTTCCTACATGGATGATATCTCTGAGTTGGCTGAAGAATCTTTCATAGATTTGTGCTCAGATGATCCCTCGGAGAAAGTACTTACGTCCAGTGAAGAAGAGACATTAAGTGCGGACAGCAGAGCTGAGGAATACACACGATTGATGGACGCAAGTATGGAAGTAAAAATTTTTGATGACATAGATGATGACGCTTCGGAAATCAACGTTGATCGATATTTGAAAAAAGCTGTCAATCAACAACCATCTCCTTTAGAAGATTGGGATTCCGAAAAAGCACCAAAGATTGAGTTAAAGCAACTACCTGCTGGACTCAAATATGCTTATCTCTATAAAGATTCATACCCCGTAATCGTGAACGCCAACCTTACCAACGGAGAACTTGTGTTGTTATTAAACAAACTGCGGAAATATAGGAAAGCCCTCGGATACTCTCTCGAGGATATTCCTGGTATCTCTCCAGATCTGTGCATGCACCGGATTCACCTAGAAGACGATTCAAAATCGTAA